agtaagtttttttttgtcGAAAGTTCGTCTTCAAACGCTCAACTTACGGCGGTGATTCTATAGAAAACATACTCTAGACGATGTCTTGAAAGAGCTTCTCAAATATATCGTGATTCTCCTTGGACCTCAGCACAAGATAGAATCGAATATTCTCTAGGTAGACAAGCATATACTTTAGGCGAAAGTGATGTAGCTGTAGAACATTTCTTGAGATTATTGAGAAGGGAAGACACAGGTGTACCTGGTTCACAAGCTGGTCCATTACAGGATATGGCTCAAGCTTATGAGGTGAGTATGAGCATGGTAGATATACTTTGTGAGCTTTATGCTAAAATCCCACATTGTAGCAACTTGCTGCTCGTCCAGAATTGTTGGCGGAATCATCAGAAAAGCTTCgattacctacacctgtGTTTGACATCAAGAAAACTCGAATAATACCTACTGCCGAAGCATCTACTTCTGGAGCATCTCGAGCCAAATGGGTCGAATTGGAATCTCAAGCGTTCAGCACATGGGATAGGAAGGGAAAGAAACCTATGACGCTGCTATCTCATGAAAGGAGAATCGTGGTTGGTGTGGATGGTGAGTCGATATGAGACTGAAGATTTGAACTGTTCGAAGTTGATGGCTGACATGTAGCTTTTTTGCAGAAACGTTTCAAGTTGAATTGGAAGCTACAAACCCTCTCAATGCTCCTTTAGCGTTGAAAGATATTACAATTGCATTCGATGATACTGCTGAAATCAATGTCGAAACTATTTCAGAAATTTCACTTGATCCATACGAAACGCgtacaatatcaatatcagtaGTCCCACTATCATCCACTACACTAAAGTTGACTAACGTGTCTTTCCTATTCAATCGATTCTTCCCTTGCACTCAATCCTTGATAAGAAAAGGTAAACGGTTACACGGTACAAAGGCACAAAGAATAACGCCGAGTTATGCTGAAGATTCAAGTTTGACTATCCACGTCACTTCCTCAAGAGCTGGATTGTATGTTGAATTACAGGGAATACCAGATATActatataaaggtgaagaagtacAAGGAACGTTAAGATTAGTCAATAGAGGTAAATTGGATATCAGTGATATTGGAATGATATGGAATGAGTACGGTGTTATACGGCGTAAACAAGGTAAATAAATCCGTTTGCACTGCATGTTATACCTAAATGGCGTATAGACTGAATATGTTATTGTAGACGATACCAAGCATCAAGATACCCCTACAAGTATACTGAATATCATACCTAGCAACAGAATTAATGAGCTATATAATGGTACAATATCCCCAGAAGAAGAACGCGAAATCTCCATAATATGCTCAGCCTACAGAAGTGGACCAATCGATCTAATAGGCTTAATTCTTTTCTCCAATACCCAAGACGAGTTAACGACCACCTCAGCAACGTCAGTTCAACATCATATCTCGGTTAGGCCATTAATGAGATTGAGTGCGCATATTAGACCGACAGGAAATGAAGTCCAGGAATATATGGTCGTATTGGAAGCTCTGAACCGTTCTAGCCGGACAGTAAAAATAGAGAATATAATTGGCATCAGTCCTACATGGATCGTCCAGCCCAACGCAATGTAAGTCCTATAGTGCtaggaaaagaggaaaaaagCTGACGCGACAATATCGTCGTTTAGAACCAACACCTTGTTACCTAATCAGACGCTACGTACGATCCTATTAGTCAAGTATGACTCGTTAAATAAAATCGATTTACTCCAATCTGCCATGATAGAAGCTTTGGGAAAATTAGTGAAAGGACAACCACCCGAAGAAGTTTCTGCGAAccttgaaaatgaaattccTCTTGTTGAGAATACTTTGTCGGGAGAACAGTCAGAATCATATTTGATATCTAAGAGATTTGctagattagatgaattatcaaaatcatttccTACACtatcttcaacaaaatcaccattttcgAGACTATTCCCTTTGATTGAACCATTAAATCTAGATTTACAAGTCAATTATTCTTTCATCTCCTCACCGTTACCGGCAGAATCTTTGGatatatcaaatgaaaagccagaagaaacaagaagaaaaggtcaattatatttaaatggattaaaactttcaccatcattctctttagttgaaattttaagaaaagaaattaattTAGCATTAATTTCAGGAAATAAATCACAAAGAACAATGTATGAAGAAACTTCAAGGTTACGTCAATTATTaatgaattcaattttaaatggtattttatcgaaagaagatgatccaatTCATGTCAAgattaatattgataaaagtaaaaaaggtaaattgataaatgattTTAATAAAAATGGGTAAGTTTCAGTTGGGaccatttcttttctatgttttcaaaatcatttcgCATAACTGAGAATTGATTGTTACTTCTGATAAGACCGATTAGAGTCCCAGTCGTAtttgaaatatcaaatttatcacctatatTACCAATAAAATATCTAttaaatttacctaaaccatcttcatcttcttcagcatcatcttctgatgaCAAACTATTACCTTATCCACAATACGTTGGACCATTGATATATAAAGGGAAATTACGACCAActtcaaaagaaattgtCAAAGTCAATATATGGTCAAATGAACCTTGTTTGGTTAATCTAGGTGGATGGGAATTGTTTATTGAATCAAGTGATCCAGTGTCCAAAGAAGGGAGTGAAGACGAAGAGGTCTGGTCACCTAGAAATTCATGGAGTAGATTGGGTCAACAACAGATTTTAGAAGTTAGACAAGCCTAACTCAACAACATGCCATTCACCATTTGTTGTATTAACGGATTTAAAATTGTATGCATATTTAATAAAGGATACTGTTACGACAGAAAGTTAATGGATTCATCTGTCTCTGTGCTGTTGTGCTGGGACATGAAAAACTAGACAATGCGTATGGCCCTTGAGTTTTGATGATCTACAttgaaagattgaataaATCCATGCCTTAGTATCATCAGAGAAAGGCTTATTAGGCTTTCTGTGTAACCAACGTCATGGTTCCCACGTTAATGCTCCTTGCTATGCTGACCAAGGTCTATGTTATGTACTAATGCGATGATTCAAGATTTAACATCAACGTTGAGAGGAAATACCGGTGTTATAGACATATATATTAGACGCGTCTtaaaatcaaccaaatcaagaaattaaagaaatcaCTAAAAGTCACGTGATGAGCGTATAAAAGGTTGATCGATAACGCCGGTAATCAGATGAAACATAACGCCGAATCAGATTAATCAACTCAAAGTCACGTTTTTATCTCATGTTCGGAGTATTCTTTTGTATGGTATTGTTGAATTTGCCACCCGGACTTATACGATGCAAATCACAAACAACTAACTGTACTAACAACCCCGAATCACACTTCTCACATCCCACAGCACATCGTCACCCCCCACCCACGTAAACATCATATCGTATCATCCGATCATCTTTCTATCACtcatatagatataaactcatacttgatcttctttttcttttcttttcccctCTCTCATATCATACATTCGAATAATACAATACAACAAGACTCCTCTCTTGTTTAAACTCTTTCTCCTACACCAACCCACAAAACAAattcatacatatacataatgTCAGGTCGAggaaaaggtggtaaaggtttaggtaaaggtggtgctAAAAGACACAGAAAAGTTTTGAGAGATAACATCCAGTGAGTTGTCGGTTATTTTTGCAAGATACATTGCTTTCCATCAACTCATCATATCAACTTTACTAATCCattattttttctttcaacttttcataGAGGTATTACCAAACCAGCTATCAGACGTCTCGCAAGAAGAGGTGGTGTAAAGAGAATTTCAGGTCTCATTTACGAAGAAACTAGAGGTGTACTTAAAATCTTCCTTGAAAACGTTATCAGAGATTCAGTCACTTACACTGAACACGCCAAGAGAAAGACTGGTAAGTTATTTTCCTTTCAAGACAACAAACATAACTTGTActgatcatcatctcttgCTACTTTAGTCACTTCCCTCGACGTCGTCTACGCTCTTAAAAGACAAGGTAGAACCCTTTACGGTTTCGGTGCTTAATCATCTTATTAAACAtctatcaatttatcttACTATTCAATCTTAGAGAGAAAGTTTTTCATGATCCAAGTATTCTTTCATCGGTCAATTAGGAGATACATATGGAATATAAAGAGGATGTTCGTTTTCGATTATTTATTTTAGTTAATTATTTTGCCGGGATTTATACTTGCTATATACACAATCAGTATATAGTTTTTATATGGGTTGATCGATGCCATTCCTGTGCCGTTTTCACCGTGATTCAATATATAGTTGCGTTTGATTTACGTTTGCGCAACGCTTCCTTCACGACTACTCAGCTAAGCCAAGCGTTCTATTGCACCAAGATGAATGACTGCATAATGTCGCACCATACGTCCAAAATGATTTGTATATTCGCTGATATAAGTTCCGTTGTGCACAGCTTCAGCCTACAAAGGGGCTGCTGTACATTCAGACCGCTATCTTAACGTATCAATTTGTTCAGTTAAAATAGGGCAAGACATGAAATACTGCTTTCATATAATGCATAAGATTCACCGCTGCACCGACATGAATTATCctatttcttgttcttcttcttttttccagGTGTAGACTAACAAAGAGATAATGAGTTTACATTAGCTTACATCGCTTGCAGGCTTGCACAACCCAtattactcacttttgaGGGTGTACTAGCATTACTGACTTGACCACTTGAAGAACTGCATAAAGCTGGTGAACtattttttgatgaatcattACTATCTCCTCCGcctcctgctcctgctacAACTGGACTatcagaagctaaagaaggtgaatttttTTCAGATGCtgattttgaaggtgtatttgcACCTGAAGCTGGTGCTGATGTTggagctgaagctgatgcgGAACCTGATCCTCCAGTAGAAGCTACAGCAGGTAAAGCTTGAGGTTGCGATCTAGCTTCAGGTGGTACAGGTACTTGTTGAATTAATGGAGGTGGAATTGATCCAGGTAAATATTTATTTCTTAATGCTATACGTTTTTCTGGAAAgcgaaattgaaaatgaaatcaGCGATCTGTCAATGAGCAAAATGAAGACTGAATATGGTATGGGAAATTATGAATGCATGAATGCATAAATGCCGgaactcaccttcttgaGCTTTAATTTTAGGTATATTCATAACGGTTTCTCTAgttttttcagcttgagccATTTCTGTTGCAGTTGCAAAAATCATTTGACCCCAACCTTGTCTAAATGTATTAGCTTCAGaaacaacatcaataatttcagcttctaattctttttcagctaaattaaATCTTGACATTGTATCATCACCGATTAATCCTCTTTGATTTAAATTTGTTAAtgctaatttatcatctcTTAATCTCCAAATTCTTTTAACATCTGTTATTGCTCTAACTAATAATGCTGATTTTAATAATGAATCTGgtattttatcttgatcagaACGTTCttcattagatgatattAATGTTATATATGTTTCTCGAGATGGATGAGTAGGGAACCATGGTTCGAATGATGTTTTCTCGGCTATGAAACCAAAAggtatgtatatattcaGCTTATTTCCTCAAAGTTTATCATGGAGAGATAGATGCGTAACGATAGATATAGCTATCTCAATGCTAGCATCAAGCAATGATGAACAGAAGATTATGTTGTTAGACCCAGGGAATCAAACTCAACTCACCAGCTCTTCTCCTTCTATATACTCTAGAAAATATAGCCAAAGCCGTTATCATCACAGAGATGTACGCCAGAGGGACCACAAGTGAGGTAGCCATTTTGTGAGGACCTCTTGGAATTCTTGTCGTTCTTTATGATTTGAAGGGAATGTCGAACTGATTCAGCTAGTGGTATTGCTTAATGTCCACTCGTAGCATTCCTATTCCAATTCAGtatcaattatcaatggATGAAAGGAGCAAGCAGCAAGACATGAAAGCGTCACTCACTCGACGTGGATGTGCGGGGTGTACTATGTGTTTAAGTTATATATGACCATATATGGGAGGCGAAATTAAGTAAATTGTTTGATCAATAGATTAAAGCTGAAACGCGTCTCAAAGTCAACAGTAGATTAACGATGAATAAGCATATAAGCATACCACAGTGAGATTCATGATATCTTGTTGAAACACCTATGCAATCAAGAATAACAAGAAGCCCTACAGATCTACGAGACATAGCAAACAGCTTCGGTCAACAGCATGTCAAACCCAGAACTTGAATCAGATCATTACGATGTAATAGTAATCGGAACAGGATTATCAGAAAGTATTGCTGCCGCATCattagctaaatcaggtaaaagtGTATTACATTTAGATCCAAATGA
This is a stretch of genomic DNA from Kwoniella dendrophila CBS 6074 chromosome 3, complete sequence. It encodes these proteins:
- a CDS encoding histone H4 — its product is MSGRGKGGKGLGKGGAKRHRKVLRDNIQGITKPAIRRLARRGGVKRISGLIYEETRGVLKIFLENVIRDSVTYTEHAKRKTVTSLDVVYALKRQGRTLYGFGA